CAGAGCCCAGAATTCACGTTCTTTCATAAGCACCTAGCTTAGAGGAGACCAACGAAGAAGATATGAAAAGGCCTGGCCCCGAAGAGCCAGGCTCGATAGACAGCGCCCAGGCTGAAGACGGAGCATACTCATCCGCCCTCAGCTAGGCTGACGCTGTCAGCAGCAATCAGTTCTGATGTGATTCCAGGTAGTCAGCCACCAGACGCAAGGTCTGCGGCACGCCCAGTCCCAGAGCATCGGCAATAGAACTCAAGAGTTCAGAACTCGCTTCCTTCTGCCCACGCTCCACCTCGGAGAGGTAACCCAGGGAGACGCCAGCTTTTTCACTGACCTCACGCAGGGTCTTATGGTCATTGGTTCGCAACTCGCGCAAGACATGTCCCAAAGCCTCGCGGAGGGAGACTTCTTCGCTGACCTGCTGACTTTCGCGGCCGCGGCTTACTTCCTGTTTATTGGCGTTGACGCCATCTTCTTGCATCCACATTTTATTCAGACTCGCTTGGCGCTCTTCCTTAGCCTTCTTAGCGGCCCGGGCGCGCAGTACCTGCTGCTGAGCGAAAGCAACCGCCCGCCGCTGAGCTGGTGTCAAATCCCGAACACGCGCTCCTTGATCGCGGCTGTTAGCCATCGGGTTGAGCTCGAACGTATCCTTGGACCTGGTCAACACGGTTTCAACCTTGTTCATCACAGCCCCTTTCACCATATCGGTATCCATCATCACTTGACCCAAACCATCTGAGAGCTGAATTATTCCCAGCACGAAACAATACGGAGCAAATGTGACCTATCTCACGAGTGCCCGCAAATCTGCCTCGAGCACCCTGGCGGAAGCTAAGCCCCTGGCAAGGAGCCACTAGCAGCTGCGACAGAGCCTGACGCTCTCAGCGGGCGTCGTTGTCTTGAAGGATATGCAAGAGCCTGCGTAAGACTTGCAGGACCGCGCTCCGTCTCACAGCCTGCCTGGAACCCAGAAGATTCAACTGCTGCGAGCCCACGCCAGGAGCTCCGGCAGAAGGGTCCGACTGCGAAATGTTGGAAACCATGCCCGCCGGCAGAGCGAAACCAATGTAGACCAAACCAGCCGGTTGCCCATGTTCAGGGCCAGGGCCAGCTACACCTGTAGTTGACAGGCCGATAACCTTACCGGCGTGCCCTGCCTGCCCATACAAGCGGGCAGTCCCGAGGGCCATCTGCTCAGCCACTTGCGGATGAACAGCACCATAGGTCTGCAAAAGCTGCTCATCAACTCCGAGAATAGCGGCCTTAGCCCCGCTGTCATAAGTCACTGCTGACCCGAGAAAAACCTGGGAGGCACCAGGTATGCGGACAAAAGCGTCGGCCAGGAGACCACCAGTCAAGGATTCAGATGCCGCTATATAGAGCCCCTGCCGCCCACAGGCAGCCAAAATCATCCGCGCTAATCCGTCACAGCGCTCCACTACATCGTCGTCCACATGAACCTCCCGCTATTGGCTACCACAACCACAGGCGCATCAATTGAGCGCCAGCAAACAACTACCGACTAGTTTTGCTACTAGCGAAAACACTGTACAGATATTCGCCACCGGAATACAGACACAAAATCAGAGCCAGAACAATAATGCCTTTGGTCACCAGCTCGTACCAGGACCCCAGGGAGCGCAAAGGCAGAAGCAACATAGCTAGCCCGATGCACTCAAACAGCGTCTTAAACTTGCCAGCCTGCGAGGCTGCAATAACCTTTCCGCCCGTGTCGATAACGAAGAAACGCATAAGCGTAATACCCAGCTCACGAATCACGAAGAGGATAGTGGCCCACCACCACAGCTCACCAAAGGACGAAGCGATGACCAGCGCCGAGCAGATGAGCAGCTTGTCGGCAATGGGGTCCATCAG
This window of the Bombiscardovia nodaiensis genome carries:
- a CDS encoding transcriptional regulator — encoded protein: MMDTDMVKGAVMNKVETVLTRSKDTFELNPMANSRDQGARVRDLTPAQRRAVAFAQQQVLRARAAKKAKEERQASLNKMWMQEDGVNANKQEVSRGRESQQVSEEVSLREALGHVLRELRTNDHKTLREVSEKAGVSLGYLSEVERGQKEASSELLSSIADALGLGVPQTLRLVADYLESHQN
- a CDS encoding competence damage-inducible protein A, which gives rise to MDDDVVERCDGLARMILAACGRQGLYIAASESLTGGLLADAFVRIPGASQVFLGSAVTYDSGAKAAILGVDEQLLQTYGAVHPQVAEQMALGTARLYGQAGHAGKVIGLSTTGVAGPGPEHGQPAGLVYIGFALPAGMVSNISQSDPSAGAPGVGSQQLNLLGSRQAVRRSAVLQVLRRLLHILQDNDAR
- the pgsA3 gene encoding CDP-diacylglycerol--glycerol-3-phosphate 3-phosphatidyltransferase — encoded protein: MQDGSKSQVQQGRHPLLQGWNSPPNFVTYARIILVVVFIVFYLRSGAWGARSMGMRWAAAVLFMVAASTDKLDGYLARKYHQVTELGKLMDPIADKLLICSALVIASSFGELWWWATILFVIRELGITLMRFFVIDTGGKVIAASQAGKFKTLFECIGLAMLLLPLRSLGSWYELVTKGIIVLALILCLYSGGEYLYSVFASSKTSR